In Kutzneria kofuensis, the DNA window GGTGGTCAGCGCCGGGTGCACGTCGGTGGCGGCGCTGATGTCGTCGAAGCCCGCGACGGCCAGATCGTGCCCGGGCACCAGGTTCGCGTCGCGCAGCGCTCGCATGGCACCTATCGCCATCACGTCGTTGACCGCGAACGCCAGTTCGACGTCGTCCGGGCCACGGTCGAGCAGGGTGGTCATGGCGGCGTGGCCGCCGTCCTCGGTGAAGTCGGCTTCGACCACGAACCGGTCGGCCACCGTGATCCCGGTGCGGGCGAGGCCGGCGACGAACCCCTCGAGGCGGTCACGGGAGGTGCGAAGGACGTCCGGCCCGCGCAGCACGGCGAAGCGCCGGTACCCGTGGGCGACCAGCGCGGCCGCGAGGTCCTCGGCGGCTTTGCGGTTGTCGATCGTGACGGTGCCGTACGGCAGGCCCGGCTGGCTCACCACGGCCACGCGCCCGCCCGCGGCCTCGTACGCGCGCAGTTCCTCGGCCAGGGCCTCCTGATCCTCGCCGATCCGGCTGCCGGCGAGAATGATCGCGTGTGGCCGGTGGCCCCGCAGTGTCGAGACGATCTCCAGCTCCCGGTCCGGCGACCGGTCGGTGACGGCCATGGTCACGGTCAGGCCGGCGGCCTCGGCGCCCTCGACGGCCCCGGCGGCGATGGCGGAGAAGTACGGGTCGGCGATGTCGTGCACGATCAGGGCGACCATCTTCGTCGACCCCCTGGCGGTGGCCTGCGCCGACAGGTTCGGCGTGTACCCGAGCTTCGCGGCCGCCCGCAGCACGGAAGCGAGCTTGTCCGCGCTGACGTTGCGGGTGCTGCCGTTGAGCGCACGCGACGCCGTGGCCGGGGAGACGCCGGCCTCGGCTGCGACATCCCGCAGGGTGGGGGAGGAGCCGGTGCGCTGCTCGGTCATGACGGGACGAACTCGTTTCACTCGATCCGCGCGGTTCTTGTGGAAGTCGACGATAGGTGGTGGAATACGTTTTCCGACAGTGGCCCCCACGATGAGGTGAGGAGCACCACGTGTTACGCGTCTTCAGGCAAGCTGGCCCCGGATTGCTCGCGGCGGCAGTGCTCGTCGCCTCGGCACAGGTCGTTCTCGCCGCACCGGCCGACGGCGTCACGGCCGGGGTGAGTTACTACGTGGATGCCTCGCAGGGCGACGACAACGCTTCCGGTGTGGACAGCACGCACGCGTGGCGCAGCCTCGCGCGGGTCAACCGGGCGACCTTCCACCCCGGGGACCAGATCCTGTTGCGGGCCGGCGGCCGGTGGAGCGGCCAGCTGTGGCCGAAGGGCTCCGGCGCGTCGGGTGCGCCCGTCACCATCGACCGGTACGGCGACGGCGCGAACCCCCGGATCGACGGCGGTGGCCTGGTCGACGACACCGTGCGCCTGTCCGACCAGGAGTTCTGGACGGTCCGGCACCTGGAGGTGACCAACCAGGCGCCCGCGACGGGCACGCCGGGGGCGAACCTCAAGGACCTGCGAGGCATCCACGTCACCGGTGACAACGGCCGGCAGCTGCACGGCTTCGTCGTCGACGGCGTCAACGTCCACGACGTCACCGGCGAGGTGAACTGGATCGGTGGCAGCACATCGGACGACGCGTCCGGAATCCACTTCAAGACGGGCTGGGACCGGTCGAAGCGGACCGGCGGCATCGTCTTCGACACCACGGTGGCGAACGTCGGCGCGCCCACGGCGACGCCGACGGTGCTCGACGACGTCACCATCCAGAACTCGGTCATCGTCAACACGTCGTTCGCCGGCATCTCGATCAAGCAGTACACCGGTGACGGCCCCGGCGCGGTGGCCACCGGCTGGGGGACCCGCACGAGCCCGACCGACGCCAGGTTCACCCCGCACAACAACGTGGTCATCCGGGGCAACTACATCAGCCAGGCGGGCACCGCCTACGGGTGCAACGGTGTGTACGTCACCGACGTCCGGCACGCGGTCGTCGAGCACAACGTCATCTACCGGGCCGGCACGTCCGGCATCGAGACCTACTTCGCCGACGATGTGACCATCCAGTCCAACGAGGTCGCCGAGACCACCCAGAAGGCGAAGGGCGCGGACTCCAACGGCATCGACGCCGACAAGGGCACCACCAAGGTCGTCGTCCAGTACAACTGGTCCCACGGCAACGGCGACGGCATCCTGCTGTGCCAGTTCTCGTTCGGTGACGTCGTGCTGCGCTACAACGCGATCGCGGGCAACACCAGGTACCAGGTCTACCTGCACTCCGACAAGGCCGCCAGGGCCAAGGTGCACAACAACACGATCTACGACGACCGCAGCAAGTACGCGATCTACGGCTACGGCACGTCCCTCACCTCGTCGTACGACATCACGGACAACATCATCTACTCCAAGGTGGCCGGGGCGTCCCTCACCACCAGTTCGACGGTCCGCTACGACAACAACCTGTACGGCGGCGCTTCCCTGCCGGTGCCCTCCGGTGACACGCACGCCGTCCGCGCGGATCCGCAGTTCACGGGGTCGCCGGACTGGACGGTGGGCACGCCGGACGCCGGGCCGCGGCTCACCGGGGCGTACGGTCTGCGGGTCCGTTCCGGCTCTCCTGCCATCAACAGGGGAGTCGCGATCAGCGACAACGGTGGCCGTGACTACGCGGGAACACCGCTGTACAACGGGAAGCCGGACATCGGCGCGTTCGAAGTGGGGTAGCGATGCCGCATCCGGCACGGGACACCGTGACGCTGCACGACGTGGCGGCCGCCGCGGGAGTGTCGCTCGCGACCGCGTCACGCGTGCTGGGGGGCAGTTCCCGGACCGTCGCGCCGGAGTTCAGGGAGCGTGTCCTGACCGCGGCCGAGCGGCTGCGCTACACGGCGGACGCGTCGGCGCGGGCGATGCGGGGAATGAGTGACTCGCTGGCCCTCGTGGCCGACGATCTCACCACGCCGTCGATGGCCATCGTGGTGTCCGCGATGGAGCGGGCGGCCAGCACCACCGGCACGTTCGTCACCGTCTCGGCGACCCGCGGCGATCCCGAACGCCAGCTGGAGACCATCCGCCGCGTTCGGGCGCTGCGACCGCGGGCGCTGGTGCTCACCTCCGGCCGGGTCGACGCCGACGCCCTGTCCGGCCGGCTGCTCGCGGAGCTGCGCGCCTACGAGCTCGACGGGGGACGGGTGGTGATCGTCGGCGACACCGACCTGCCGTTCCATTCGGTCGGTTTCGACAATCGCCAGGCCGCTCGGCGACTCGGCCACTTCGTGGCCGAGTCGGGGCACCGGCGGGTCGCGATCATCGCGGGCGCTCGCGGCCAGGCCGCCCCCGAGACCCGGACCGCCGGGTTCGTCGACGGCCTTCGGGCCGGCGGCGTCGCCGCGGCCGACGTCCGGATCGTGCACTGCGCGGTGAGCCGGGAGGGCGGATTCGAGGCTGTGCAACGGCTTGTCGCCGAAGGGTTGCGGGACACCGATGCCGTCCTGGCGGTCAACGACCTGCTCGCCGTGGGCGCGCTCCGCGCCCTGCGCGAGGCCGGGGTGGCCGTGCCGGACGACGTGTCGCTGACCGGCTTCGACG includes these proteins:
- a CDS encoding LacI family DNA-binding transcriptional regulator, whose product is MTEQRTGSSPTLRDVAAEAGVSPATASRALNGSTRNVSADKLASVLRAAAKLGYTPNLSAQATARGSTKMVALIVHDIADPYFSAIAAGAVEGAEAAGLTVTMAVTDRSPDRELEIVSTLRGHRPHAIILAGSRIGEDQEALAEELRAYEAAGGRVAVVSQPGLPYGTVTIDNRKAAEDLAAALVAHGYRRFAVLRGPDVLRTSRDRLEGFVAGLARTGITVADRFVVEADFTEDGGHAAMTTLLDRGPDDVELAFAVNDVMAIGAMRALRDANLVPGHDLAVAGFDDISAATDVHPALTTVQVPMRAMGLHAIDLALAAGGEGEVVWLPTNVVLRDSTPRRTGEPVISP
- a CDS encoding right-handed parallel beta-helix repeat-containing protein is translated as MLRVFRQAGPGLLAAAVLVASAQVVLAAPADGVTAGVSYYVDASQGDDNASGVDSTHAWRSLARVNRATFHPGDQILLRAGGRWSGQLWPKGSGASGAPVTIDRYGDGANPRIDGGGLVDDTVRLSDQEFWTVRHLEVTNQAPATGTPGANLKDLRGIHVTGDNGRQLHGFVVDGVNVHDVTGEVNWIGGSTSDDASGIHFKTGWDRSKRTGGIVFDTTVANVGAPTATPTVLDDVTIQNSVIVNTSFAGISIKQYTGDGPGAVATGWGTRTSPTDARFTPHNNVVIRGNYISQAGTAYGCNGVYVTDVRHAVVEHNVIYRAGTSGIETYFADDVTIQSNEVAETTQKAKGADSNGIDADKGTTKVVVQYNWSHGNGDGILLCQFSFGDVVLRYNAIAGNTRYQVYLHSDKAARAKVHNNTIYDDRSKYAIYGYGTSLTSSYDITDNIIYSKVAGASLTTSSTVRYDNNLYGGASLPVPSGDTHAVRADPQFTGSPDWTVGTPDAGPRLTGAYGLRVRSGSPAINRGVAISDNGGRDYAGTPLYNGKPDIGAFEVG
- a CDS encoding LacI family DNA-binding transcriptional regulator → MPHPARDTVTLHDVAAAAGVSLATASRVLGGSSRTVAPEFRERVLTAAERLRYTADASARAMRGMSDSLALVADDLTTPSMAIVVSAMERAASTTGTFVTVSATRGDPERQLETIRRVRALRPRALVLTSGRVDADALSGRLLAELRAYELDGGRVVIVGDTDLPFHSVGFDNRQAARRLGHFVAESGHRRVAIIAGARGQAAPETRTAGFVDGLRAGGVAAADVRIVHCAVSREGGFEAVQRLVAEGLRDTDAVLAVNDLLAVGALRALREAGVAVPDDVSLTGFDDIGLAVNVTPRLTTVALPLAYVGTEAIRLALGEPGAVTHVTVEGRLVVRDSTGQRAVEAG